A genomic region of Raphanus sativus cultivar WK10039 chromosome 6, ASM80110v3, whole genome shotgun sequence contains the following coding sequences:
- the LOC108807802 gene encoding uncharacterized protein LOC108807802, translated as MSSTFFWNVRGLTDNTKHNPLSSWINRRSILFGALLETHVNEASKQLILSSLGPGWSLFDNYHQSPLGKIWFIFKNPVTVRLLFADLQSITCEVKLEDGITIIYTAIYASNEEDYRKDLWFSLRDTYAAFDLPSKPWIVGGDFNEILHPDETSNLGISSTTRAMRLFGECLGDLGLFDLPFTGPKFTWTNKCPSAPVGKKLDRCLVNGAWILQFSSSYCEFSAPEFSDHSPCHIQFSSPPPAFGTRPFKFYNLLIKNPQFLEVTKAAWAAAGPRAFTLKEFGFKLKSMKRPMKSLHRDNYSDIEKRVKQAEVSLTSAQLVALNDPTSTNVQAEVWAKDLWISLRLAEESFFRQRSRVKWLGEGDMNTPFYHGMMTMRNALNAVKQLICDDGTVTQSLQEVHALALEYFEGILCTIRGALGRCLERKLTTQYKLNSTTSLMSSFMPTSLNSTTLILLPKRPGANTIREFRPIACLNTQYKLISKLISNRLKAILPSIILPNQTAFVKDRLILENILLASEVLNGYHRESTVPKMTLKVDIAKAFDSVRWDFVLSTLQAYDLPPIFIGWIRACICSPSFSLSINGVSSGYFKGKTGLRQGDPLSPILFVMMMNILSLMLNKAAASGSFGYHQDCEDQELTHLCFADDLLIFIDGSESSLEGVFSVLSDFELMSGLAVNVSKTTLFTSGMMEAESQRIANRFGLARSNLPVRYLGTPLCTKKLSFSDCDPLLLQIKKKMSSWTTRSLSMAGRLTMLTSVISGIIGYWSSAFLLPKRVIKAINSLCSSFLWHGTIGISTGAKVAWKDICTPKKEGGLGIRNIVTWSDTCALKLIWMLFFRAGSIWVAWIRQRYLSTGPFWSLNEKNCSYSWMFRRLLKLRSKALEFIRISIGRGDITFFWWDPWTPFGSLYTYLGQDGPTRLGVPLFALVSEVWNGSSWSLPAARSGRQLELLSFLTTVAPAQGPDIPNWIINGNSHKSFISRLIWDSIRPHVPDKEWAPILWHKGIIPRHATTTWLFILNRNPTLDRLHSWGLEVETICILCGNANESRNHLFFDCLYATEVWKSVCARLNFTDPPLSWNLILTWLPNAAADRFAKIALLQAWQASVYIIWQERNLRIHSGLSTPASVLGRNIHRILSDKCTAMVSLGLKLGTPLLRFWKPP; from the exons ATGTCGAGTACATTTTTTTGGAACGTGCGAGGACTTACCGATAATACAAAGCATAACCCGCTGTCTTCTTGGATCAATAGACGGTCAATTCTTTTTGGGGCGCTTCTCGAAACGCACGTTAATGAAGCAAGCAAGCAACTTATTTTGTCTTCTTTGGGCCCTGGGTGGTCTCTTTTTGATAACTACCACCAGTCTCCGTTAGGAAAGATCTGGTTTATATTCAAAAACCCGGTTACAGTCAGGCTTCTTTTTGCGGATCTTCAATCCATCACCTGCGAGGTAAAATTGGAAGATGGGATTACTATTATCTACACAGCCATTTATGCTTCAAACGAGGAAGACTACCGGAAAGATCTCTGGTTTTCTTTGAGGGATACTTATGCGGCTTTTGATCTGCCAAGCAAGCCATGGATTGTAGGAGGGGATTTCAACGAGATTCTCCATCCTGATGAAACCTCTAACCTAGGTATCTCATCTACAACCCGTGCAATGCGTCTGTTTGGAGAATGCTTGGGGGATCTAGGTCTTTTCGACCTTCCTTTTACTGGTCCTAAATTTACTTGGACAAATAAGTGTCCGTCAGCGCCAGTGGGTAAAAAACTGGATAGATGCTTGGTTAACGGAGCCTGGATCCTCCAGTTTTCTTCTAGCTACTGTGAATTTTCTGCTCCGGAATTTTCAGATCATAGCCCCTGTCATATTCAGTTTTCATCGCCTCCTCCAGCTTTTGGCACGAGACCGTTTAAGTTTTACAATCTACTAATTAAGAACCCGCAGTTCTTAGAGGTCACCAAAGCAGCTTGGGCTGCAGCTGGGCCTCGGGCTTTCACATTAAAGGAGTTCGGTTTCAAGCTGAAGAGTATGAAAAGGCCGATGAAATCCCTCCACAGAGACAACTATAGTGACATTGAGAAGCGGGTGAAGCAGGCGGAGGTCAGTCTCACATCTGCTCAACTTGTTGCGCTAAATGATCCCACTTCCACTAATGTTCAGGCAGAGGTGTGGGCTAAGGATCTGTGGATTTCTCTTCGTCTTGCCGAGGAAAGTTTCTTCAGACAGCGCTCTAGGGTTAAATGGTTGGGAGAAGGCGACATGAATACTCCTTTCTATCATGGCATGATGACTATGAGGAATGCCCTAAATGCAGTTAAACAGCTTATCTGTGACGATGGAACTGTTACTCAATCGCTCCAGGAGGTTCATGCTCTTGCGTTGGAATATTTTGAGGGTATCTTGTGTACTATTCGCG GGGCACTTGGTCGGTGCTTGGAGAGGAAGTTAACTACTCAATACAAGCTGAACTCAACTACATCTCTGATGTCTTCTTTCATGCCTACATCTCTGAACTCAACTACTCTAATCCTTCTACCTAAGAGACCGGGGGCGAATACTATCAGAGAGTTTAGACCCATAGCGTGTCTTAATACTCAATACAAGCTGATCTCCAAGCTTATATCCAACAGGCTTAAGGCAATCCTCCCGTCGATCATTCTCCCAAACCAAACAGCCTTTGTGAAGGATAGGTTGATTCTTGAGAATATCTTGTTGGCGTCAGAGGTTCTAAATGGTTACCATAGAGAATCGACTGTCCCAAAGATGACACTGAAGGTTGATATAGCGAAAGCTTTCGATTCCGTTCGGTGGGATTTTGTGCTAAGCACTCTTCAAGCATATGACTTACCTCCAATTTTCATTGGTTGGATTAGAGCATGCATCTGCTCGCCATCCTTCTCTCTCAGCATCAATGGGGTTTCTTCTGGTTATTTTAAAGGGAAGACTGGCCTTAGACAGGGTGATCCGCTCTCTCCTATTCTCTTTGTAATGATGATGAATATCTTATCTCTGATGTTAAACAAAGCTGCAGCGTCTGGCTCATTTGGCTATCATCAGGATTGTGAGGATCAGGAGCTGACACACTTGTGTTTCGCCGACGATTTACTTATCTTCATCGACGGTTCGGAATCTTCCCTGGAAGGTGTTTTCTCGGTCTTATCGGATTTTGAATTGATGTCTGGTCTCGCGGTTAATGTGAGCAAAACGACACTGTTCACGTCCGGGATGATGGAAGCGGAGAGTCAACGTATTGCTAACCGTTTCGGCCTGGCTCGCTCTAACTTACCGGTTAGATACCTCGGCACGCCTCTCTGTACCAAGAAGCTCTCTTTCTCAGACTGTGACCCTCTCCTGCTGCagatcaaaaagaaaatgagCTCATGGACTACAAGATCTCTTTCCATGGCGGGCAGACTAACCATGTTAACCTCTGTCATCTCTGGTATCATAGGTTACTGGTCTAGTGCTTTCCTCCTTCCAAAGCGGGTTATAAAAGCTATTAATTCTCTATGTAGCTCCTTCTTGTGGCACGGCACCATCGGAATTTCTACAGGAGCAAAGGTCGCATGGAAGGATATTTGTACTCCTAAAAAAGAAGGGGGTTTGGGCATTAGGAACATTGTCACATGGAGTGATACATGTGCCTTGAAACTAATCTGGATGCTCTTCTTTAGAGCAGGCTCAATCTGGGTAGCTTGGATAAGGCAAAGATATTTGAGTACGGGCCCGTTCTGGTCACTTAATGAGAAGAATTGTTCATACTCATGGATGTTCAGGAGATTACTCAAATTGCGGTCTAAAGCTTTGGAGTTCATCAGAATTTCTATTGGCAGAGGGGACATCACCTTTTTCTGGTGGGATCCTTGGACCCCATTCGGATCCTTGTATACCTATCTTGGTCAGGATGGTCCGACTCGATTGGGCGTCCCTTTATTTGCGCTTGTATCTGAAGTATGGAACGGAAGCTCTTGGTCTCTCCCGGCGGCGAGGTCTGGTCGTCAACTGGAGTTATTATCGTTTCTCACTACTGTTGCCCCTGCTCAAGGACCAGATATCCCTAATTGGATTATTAATGGGAATTCTCACAAATCCTTCATCTCTCGCTTGATCTGGGATTCGATTAGGCCGCACGTCCCAGATAAAGAATGGGCTCCAATTCTCTGGCACAAAGGTATTATTCCCCGCCATGCTACTACCACTTGGCTTTTCATTCTTAACAGGAATCCGACCCTAGATCGCCTCCACTCTTGGGGTCTAGAAGTCGAGACTATATGCATCCTTTGTGGTAATGCAAATGAATCGAGGAACCACCTTTTTTTCGACTGTCTGTATGCAACAGAGGTCTGGAAATCTGTATGTGCTCGCCTCAATTTCACTGATCCTCCTCTCTCTTGGAATTTGATCTTGACTTGGCTGCCGAATGCGGCCGCTGATCGTTTCGCTAAAATTGCTCTACTCCAAGCGTGGCAAGCTTCAGTCTATATCATTTGGCAAGAGCGCAATCTCAGGATCCACTCAGGATTGTCAACTCCTGCCTCTGTCTTGGGGCGAAACATCCATCGCATTCTCTCTGATAAGTGCACGGCAATGGTCTCTCTAGGCCTGAAATTAGGAACTCCTCTTCTCCGCTTTTGGAAGCCTCCTTGA